From the Pirellulales bacterium genome, the window AAGGCTTGCAGCGGATGCAATCTTTCTTACGCAGCTATCGCCCATCGTCGCCAAATGAAGAGCAGTACATCGTCACCAAGTTGAAAGAGAGCCTGGGAATGCAGACAGTGCGAATTACCGGCGTTCCGGCTTCCACCCACTTTGCGCAGGTACTCGTCGAGGCCGATTATCGCATGAAACTCATCGGTATCGGTCTGGAGCGCCCGCCGCTGCGAAAGTTTGCCAGCTATGTGGATCGCGCATCGGGCGGTTCACTTTCGAAGCTGCAGCGCTGGTTCTTCGTGCCAGATTATCAATGCGTTCGCGTGGCCGATGACCAAAATGCGATGCAACTGATCGGCGATGGCGTGAAATTGGTCGGTGCCGATGAGTTGGTCCACGCCGACGGCAGTCGCGCGAAGTCGCGGGCAGTCGATGCAGCCAGCAAGACGTTCACTGAATCGTTTACGAAGCGATTCTCCGAATTGGCGGCCGTATCGCCGGTGTACGCTCAATTGCGGAATTGCATCGACTTGGCCGTCGCTGCGGCCTTCATTCAGGATCGTGACTTTTATGACGCCGCCGATTGGTCGATGCCGATCTTTGGCGATGAAGCCAGCTTCAAAGTGGAAACGCTCAACCCGGTGAAGCAAGTCGAATCGGCCGTCAATAGCGTCTGGAAAGGGAACCGTTTGGTAACCCCCATTGGTGGCGGCGTCGAAATTTCGCCGCGAACCGCGCTCAAGGCGGAAAACCTGCTGACCGACGAAAAGAGCGAAGTGCAAAAGGCGCATCAAAGCGCGGACATCAGCAAGCTGCCCCAGGACCAATGGTGGTGGGACTAGCCCGCATTTCTCGCAACCCCGCAGCTTTGCGTGAGATCGAGAGGCGGAACGGGGTGTCGGCGGCAGCGATGGCGTGTTAGGCAGCCGGCCGGAAAAGAACTACCCGGTATTTGGTTGAATGATGACGCTCCATTTAGGCAGAGCGGAAGAGCGGGTCAAGCGTGCGGCGATGGGGCGGAAGGCGGACTTGGTGAGCCGAACGC encodes:
- a CDS encoding DUF1598 domain-containing protein, with amino-acid sequence MGRIPVAVCRILCVCSIVIGESALLAQQATLTTQQTQATLTTQQAQTTQTTQSSQTTQTTTSQTTSPQTSVVNTNGAAGVVIDAQGIVRTEFFPDHTGQLMRQRLAAARAVLSANNPRVAKPSPLRKISLNRLEKAIGERIAGALDVPEEMKYLAGLTRVEYVFFYPETKDIVIAGPAEGWMPDLSGRVRGINSLRPIVELDDLVTALRAFPPAKKKATLISCSIDPTPEGLQRMQSFLRSYRPSSPNEEQYIVTKLKESLGMQTVRITGVPASTHFAQVLVEADYRMKLIGIGLERPPLRKFASYVDRASGGSLSKLQRWFFVPDYQCVRVADDQNAMQLIGDGVKLVGADELVHADGSRAKSRAVDAASKTFTESFTKRFSELAAVSPVYAQLRNCIDLAVAAAFIQDRDFYDAADWSMPIFGDEASFKVETLNPVKQVESAVNSVWKGNRLVTPIGGGVEISPRTALKAENLLTDEKSEVQKAHQSADISKLPQDQWWWD